A section of the Leptospira kobayashii genome encodes:
- a CDS encoding DnaJ domain-containing protein, translating to MPKVRKETYYETLCVSKTAKKEEILSQYEDLKGFWVSLLPKAPFEAETKLIELTRAFQILNNPADRKEYDESLDFDFVLLDGKTKDPEMEEAYSVYRATHGKTYQEILTEFSRFKEELGDTLWMLKTSTLYLLGILFSYTIVTLSLSFLETWIRNYEMFYQFVNRYLIPGFLILGSVGFLLFRNFFLIPKAKRRKELRKKLN from the coding sequence ATGCCGAAAGTCAGGAAGGAAACATATTACGAAACCCTTTGCGTTTCCAAAACGGCAAAAAAGGAAGAAATCCTCTCTCAATACGAGGATTTAAAGGGGTTCTGGGTCTCCCTACTTCCCAAAGCTCCCTTTGAGGCCGAGACAAAACTGATAGAATTGACCCGCGCTTTTCAAATTCTGAACAATCCTGCGGATAGAAAAGAATACGATGAATCATTGGATTTTGATTTTGTACTTTTGGATGGAAAAACAAAAGATCCTGAAATGGAAGAAGCGTATTCGGTTTATAGAGCCACTCATGGCAAAACCTACCAAGAAATACTAACCGAGTTTAGTCGATTTAAAGAGGAATTGGGCGATACTCTTTGGATGTTAAAAACAAGCACACTCTATCTTTTAGGAATATTATTCTCATATACGATCGTAACTTTATCCCTTTCTTTTTTAGAAACATGGATCAGAAATTACGAAATGTTTTACCAATTCGTAAATAGATATCTGATCCCCGGATTTTTGATTTTGGGTTCGGTCGGATTTTTGCTTTTTAGAAATTTTTTTCTGATTCCAAAAGCAAAACGAAGAAAAGAGCTGAGAAAGAAACTTAATTAG